CTTAATACGAAAGTTTTTCATAGCAGGATAGAAAGAACTGAATAGCTAAATCCAATCAAAGGTTGCAACACTTTGGTTTGCGATAAAACAAGTTTAAGGTAATTTAAATCTAGGTACACTtggaagtttttaattatcctTTTAATTTCGTTGATATAAACTATCTGCTTAGAcgtaatcattttaaagttttccaaaaatacataaataataaagcacTGAAATATTGTTGAGGTTATAAGTACTTTgagataatattatcttatcttTTAAGGAAAATTAGGTATATCCCTTATGTATGGAAaaagtgaatataaatatgaaaattatctcCAAAGTCTCGGAATTGtcaagatataatttaaatggacGAATATTTTGAACCGCTGTTTatcttattgttttataaattaaattttatagttccTAGATATATTTCTCATCTAACATCAATTTCCGTGGGATTCGAGTCGCATAAAAAACTCAATACTTCAATACCGCGTGGTTACACATAATCCTTTATAgtgttcattatttattcagaGTTCCAGATTGTGACATCCGTTTATGTTAGGTTGCACCGATATTCgttgaattgaatttattttgcaatatgGACCCTATACAGCAATAAATAAAGGTGTTACAATGTGTTGGATGAGTTGTTTTTATACTGCAGTTGTTTTTCAAGGCCGCTTTATCGAAGTCTCGGGTTACTAGAGTGGCCGACTTAGCTCCAGGAATTGAAATTTGAAACCAACCAAATAAAGCAGTTTACAATAAACACTTGTATCGGGTTCAGCTTTgcgcaattttaattataatgatgatgattattttaacaatttaatatcatataatttggtttattaagaataagtgtataagattttttaattcttcttaATTTGCTTCTATGAGATTGTTAGGATTCATTAAATCTGCGCGTAATTCACTGTATAGTTTTGTAAGGAATGTGGAATACATTAACTATTCTAATCTGAACTAccacaaaatttttaacacacaatatgaatttttttgttttgtacatagaaataaaaagttttatatctgTTTGTTTGATTacgtttttatgtttaatattgtcTTTTCTTTAcgttttactgtatatatttatggctAATTGTTTTGtgagaacaaaaaaattcgGATCttaagtaatgtttattaataagtaatatttgttatcGTAAATGAAATACGCTTTAACTTCTGTAAGTTGTGAAATTATGTTCTTTATATagactattttataaacatctaattttttgcaataattttatacccaATAAtaggttataaatttttcttcaacGCAagtaacagtttttatttgaaaaataaaactgtatttaatttatatctagtataaaaaatactttattatttattgcttaatgtcatatttgaatattttactatatcaTTTGTTTTGGCTctgattttgttttgaattaagcAACGATCGGCATtaccaaaaaaacaaaataactataaaaataaaataaaaaaatggagATAAAAAAGGGAAACAAGGAGAAGGTGAGGAtgcaacaaaaacaaaaataaaattatttttaacatattttgactataattcaataaaaatgcagatggatataaagaaattaagaaaacatataAGAAAATGTCATAAACAagctttcatattttttttgttgtccgTAAGagaatgtaatattttggAAGATTAACTTACAAtcggaattaaattaattaaaaaaaaaaaattaaatacttaattacaACTGACATAGGTACTAGAGTAACTTAACTAACGCCTGTTGTAATAAATGACTCATGATATAGTACTAACATTAAGTTACAAGTTGTCGCACAATTTATACGTccgttttaaatacaaaaagaaattaaataaattcagctTAAATGGTTTTGTAAATCGTAATGAaactgataataaataataatcgcgaactttatgaaaaaaaaaaaacgcttaaaactaatatacttAGAGTTaggtacaaaattattatcgtACTGTGGTCACCATACAACGACTTGCTTTGAGACGGAGAAAAACTGATTCCCGAACATAAAACTACCATCTCGGTTCTTAAGactgaaaaattaacaaaattaaaacactgTTGGTCAATGACATGTGGTTTTATTACTATTGGTACAAAAACGTATGTGTgtcttgtaaaaatatatataagctcGACAGACGAGCGTTCCGGTTAATATCCAAAGCAGATCTGGATGGTTATGTCAGAATTTCTCCTCATCACGTAATTGGTcccttaattaaaacattaaactttgttatataaatattataaaatatcacactttaaattcaaagaaaaaactATTCTACGTCGAAATTAATCACTTAGCTCTGTCAAAGTACAAAAGTAATAACTGTgccaatttgaatattatattcaaaaggagacaataaataaaaaatcattctaTCTCGTtcaactaaaaattaaattataaaatcgatttattttgttataatgtaaaagGCACTGTTCCTTGAAGATGCGAGCGCGGTTTGGAAGCGCGAGGGGTTGTGGGGAACCGCGCTGCACTACTTCTAACTATCAAGTGTCAACATGCTTTATATACGTCTGTCATATATCTATACAGTATTGCGAAGTATGAGTTTGCGACGTCAACTAACGAACCgaaagtttttatgtttaccATCATTACGACAGGTTGAATGGGTATAGCTAGCTGTTTAAAGTCTACGAAGCAAACTCCTACTGATCACATAGATGGTTCACGGACTCAGGAGAGCGACGGGCTTACAACTCTGATACCTGTAATTTTTTGCGTCCGTTTGAGCGGTCGAATGATCGCTACGAGCAAGCGAcgtacgaaaaaaaaacaatcaccAAAAGTCTCAAACAGGTTTGAACACGCAACCCGCTCGGTCGACGCAAAAAGGAAAAATTCTCGCAGACGAGCCGCTGGAGGCGACTCTCCGCTCGTCCTATCTTCATAATGATACTCGAATAACTTGCACATTGATAATATGATGctacacaataaataaaagcggCGAGGCTGTAGCTGTGTAAAAAAACCGAAATAACTTCTCGTCTATAATTAATCCgcgtttgttttgtttgttccgCATTGGTAAGCCCGTATTTCTACCGAGTCCTTATCTGCGTCGGCTGTTTCTTAATATCGTTTGCTAGTCACGAAGGAGTTGGTATAAGAATCAGCCGAGCCGATGTATGAACAACGAGCCACGTCCCGTCAACGTCCCGTCAACGTCACGTCCGTATGCGGTGTGGCATCCAAACTGcttgctataaaataataattaaagttaaagagactcgaaataaataataaattattatcttatatccTTAAAAATAGATCACGAGCGCCTTCTCGCGGTAAGGTACCGAGCGCGGGTAGGCagtacgaaataaataaaatgtttctataaGCTAACTTTACAAAAACCACCGCTCGGCGGAGGATCGCCACGGGAAGACATCCGCGAgctacacaaataaatatctaaaaatataaggtGCCATTTACAAATGCGTGCCGATAACTAAATGATTgttatatctaatataatcACACCGCAAACTTTCGAGACGCCATTGAAAActaacattacaatattacaaGGCGATGTATTAAGAGCATCGAAGAATCGGAACATCGGTGAGCCGGAGATCATTAGTTGAGCGTGTGAGGCGGGGCGCGTCGATCGGGACCTCGCTAGCCGCGGTGTTGGAAGACGTCGTGTAGGCACTAAGGTGACGGACGATCCTTATACGATACACTCCATTTGTTAACTTAGGACTAGGCGACTCCGACTTTGATTTAGGCGATGACGAGATCGCCGAACGCTGACGACAGGCGATTGAATACGGGCAGTCGATCTTCCTCCGGCTCCGGAGATTGAGGGCGGCGGAATGCGAACGCGTAGTCTGGAGGCGTCATGGCTGGCGGGGAGTGCGGCGCTAGAGGGGACTGAGGAGTCAATGGAGAATGAGGCGATCTCGGTGAACGGGAACCATCGCTCATGTAGGAAGCTAGAGATCCGCCCGACGATAATGAGGCCAAGGAACCGCCTGGTGACGGTGGCTCACGGCGTCTCGCTTCTTCGGCGTTGTGTACGAAATGACACCTCGGTCCGTAAGGGCAGAAACCGACAGAATGGAAGGTGCGGCATAACTCTGTCTTATACTTAGGATGGCGCTGTAGATTACGGAGCTCTCGAACTCCATGAGCGAATTGACACTTGTCACCGTATTTGCAAACACCGGCTTCTTCGAATGGTCGGCAAAGTTCGGTCTTGTATCGACTGGTGGCTGGTGGCGGGGGCGCGGGGTCACTGGTGGTACGTTCAAGGCGGCGATGGCCAAGGCTGTTCAGAAGGCCGGCAAGTGCGCGCTGTGCTGGCACGGATGCAGCTCTGGCCAGAACTGGGTGTTGATCCCAGCCCACACTAGCAGTAACATTCGTACCGCCAACTGGGCCGAGTGCGCTGCTTAATGTACTATTCATCGTCTGCACTGGGCGAGATTGGTTCTGAAAAACAAGAGAAAAGAcccattaatttgtataattatagttttgataatttacAACATAAAGTTAAGTAAAAGAGTAGGAAAGTTTGAAGAGATTAGAAATCAAATCTTTTTCAAAGTATGCTTGTCATTTATTACCCAAAAAACCTTGCAGGTACGGCAGTATACCTGCTATATCTGACAAAAAAGATTCCGTccctttgatttcgttttttCTACCTGCTCAAGCAACCCTTATAGCCTCAGCGTTAAACgttccatatatattttcaattaaatgagcTTTTACAGGCCTTTAAAAGAGCCCGGGggagaaacaaattttaatgactCGAAACAGATATACCATTAATAGGGTGAATTATTTTGGAAATTAGTTAACGACCTGTTCCTCGGTACGTTGACTCAGTTAGGTAACcgtattttttgttagaaaatgGATGAATGCTTTCAATAACTATAGTTTTGTAAGTGTCAGTGTTAAGTACACGAGATCAGCATAACAATAGTTGTGTTCAATGTTCATACGAGAGGTAGTTGACACGAGCGCTGGGCCGGCACAATTGCAGTGATTGTATACTATTGTTCACCAACGTCGCGCGTCGTCAGAGAGTCGTCGCAATGAGGAATAATTGTCGCTGAGCCAACCCAGCCCAAGGGGCAACGGACAACGTGTAAACTTACAGTTAAAGTCTTATATCGATTCATAATCTATTAGACAACTGACAACCTGTTGTCAGGCTTTGTTGTCAGTAAATCCGTAACTAAGCATTGTACGGATGTATGATAAATTTTCTACAATGATCGAGGAGTTGAGAAGACgacataaaatagaaacacaAGTGATGGTGAGAGAAGTTAACTCGAAGGTTAAGAATGGTTGGACACGGAATCTGGTAGGTATACATTATGTATGATAGATCACATCTTGCATGCGGCAACCTCAATAGATGTGAAGACATATCATTGAATATTCTATACGTTGGTAAGAATCAGAACGTAAACACGTAAACAGTGTTTTATgttacaacattattatatgccACGTTATTTGTGAAGCTGATACCGAAACCAGACGAGATCTCATTCAACGTTCCGCTTTTACATTCTGCCAAATATTCTTCTCTGGAACATGACAggtttgaaaaattatctaaaatctAGCAAGTAACCTTAAAACTGAACACATCACAAGGAACAAGTCTTGCGGCTAACAGACGAACGTACGCAAACAATTACACAAACGCTTTTGGTTGAGTGTAAATGTCTATTGTTCTCTAACTATAAGCAAGACTTTTTCAATTACCACGTTATCGTTATGCTATAGTCTTTTTACTTTgtgagaaacaaaataaattgaatgaaattgtttcctttacaaaaaaaaaatacagtacattaagaaatttgatttgaattaaacaaatagAAAGACAATCATGCAATCACGGGAaagtgtaacaaaaaaattatctctCCGTTTCGTTTTGGTTGCGGATAATGTCTGGTAGAACGTTCAGGGGTTAAATCCATGGCCGCCTATGACTATGGTGAATGCTGTCAGTTGTAATTAGATAGTTATCAGAGCGTAACATTGGTTAAGCGCTTTCCATCGGACATTCGCAACCTAACTCCAGGGAAATTTGTAATCACTGTCGATTTCGAGCTGTGCGGTCATTGCGTTCGAAACTGAGGGCAATCGGAGGCGA
The window above is part of the Danaus plexippus chromosome 7, MEX_DaPlex, whole genome shotgun sequence genome. Proteins encoded here:
- the LOC116770511 gene encoding protein TIS11 isoform X2, which encodes MSTAIMHQSALYDFGDLFLKNQSRPVQTMNSTLSSALGPVGGTNVTASVGWDQHPVLARAASVPAQRALAGLLNSLGHRRLERTTSDPAPPPPATSRYKTELCRPFEEAGVCKYGDKCQFAHGVRELRNLQRHPKYKTELCRTFHSVGFCPYGPRCHFVHNAEEARRREPPSPGGSLASLSSGGSLASYMSDGSRSPRSPHSPLTPQSPLAPHSPPAMTPPDYAFAFRRPQSPEPEEDRLPVFNRLSSAFGDLVIA
- the LOC116770511 gene encoding protein TIS11 isoform X1, which codes for MSTAIMHQSALYDFGDLFLKVSSEYLTDDEVVATNQSRPVQTMNSTLSSALGPVGGTNVTASVGWDQHPVLARAASVPAQRALAGLLNSLGHRRLERTTSDPAPPPPATSRYKTELCRPFEEAGVCKYGDKCQFAHGVRELRNLQRHPKYKTELCRTFHSVGFCPYGPRCHFVHNAEEARRREPPSPGGSLASLSSGGSLASYMSDGSRSPRSPHSPLTPQSPLAPHSPPAMTPPDYAFAFRRPQSPEPEEDRLPVFNRLSSAFGDLVIA